In one window of Nocardiopsis aegyptia DNA:
- a CDS encoding DUF6879 family protein produces MESLDAEGWERFFNGCSASACHLEMRDHYAVAEEEADIEKWRAGEWGPEQDAASKAGWLDLMRATSARGVRLRRVRIVSEPVTEYIRFEHEGTPQNIEAGEDVRWLPRKRASGLALPGNDCWIFDGTTVLFNHFTGDGGWVGNEVSTDHEVAQLCVKAFESAWDLGIPHHEYTLI; encoded by the coding sequence ATGGAGTCTCTTGACGCGGAGGGCTGGGAGCGCTTCTTCAATGGGTGCAGTGCATCAGCCTGCCATTTGGAGATGCGCGATCACTACGCGGTGGCGGAGGAAGAAGCCGATATTGAGAAGTGGCGGGCCGGCGAGTGGGGTCCTGAGCAGGATGCCGCGAGTAAGGCCGGTTGGCTCGATCTGATGCGGGCCACCTCCGCGCGTGGAGTTCGGCTTCGCCGAGTTCGGATCGTCTCAGAACCGGTCACCGAGTACATTCGTTTCGAACACGAGGGCACCCCGCAGAACATCGAAGCGGGGGAGGACGTGCGCTGGCTACCTCGAAAACGCGCCTCCGGCCTGGCGTTGCCTGGAAATGACTGCTGGATCTTCGACGGCACGACCGTGTTGTTCAACCACTTCACCGGGGATGGCGGCTGGGTCGGGAATGAAGTGAGTACTGATCATGAGGTGGCACAATTGTGCGTCAAGGCGTTCGAATCGGCCTGGGATCTGGGAATTCCGCACCATGAGTATACGTTGATCTGA
- a CDS encoding methionyl-tRNA formyltransferase gives MSTHLRIGVISSGPAEFSTIHAACTDSGHHPVAYFYGRSLRSGGPNLDDASETAASILASTPQGMDLIFPGSVDGLALALESYRVDLVIVFGFAWKLPRSVLEIPQLGVINVHVSMLPKYRGPAPLLWAIRNGDPTGGITVHRMDEDFDTGNILAQQDGIPLADDISWASYCTVAMPVVYDLIRTSLDRVVAGHAGEPQNDSEASYAGFLEDEFSIICWSDDARTIHHQVRTHRFMRSPSHPIAKVGDTWLHVMRTSLEPAEGLLVTCGDGKPLWITESEEGAPPKASL, from the coding sequence ATGTCGACCCATCTACGCATTGGTGTGATCTCGTCCGGGCCCGCTGAGTTCTCCACGATTCATGCAGCGTGCACAGACTCCGGCCACCATCCGGTTGCCTATTTCTATGGTCGTTCTCTTCGCTCTGGCGGGCCGAATCTCGACGACGCCAGTGAGACGGCCGCGTCAATTCTCGCTTCCACTCCGCAGGGAATGGACCTGATTTTCCCGGGGAGTGTCGACGGCCTCGCTCTCGCCCTGGAAAGCTACCGGGTCGACCTTGTGATCGTCTTCGGTTTTGCCTGGAAGCTTCCACGTTCAGTGCTGGAGATTCCTCAGCTCGGTGTGATCAACGTCCACGTTTCGATGCTGCCGAAATACCGTGGTCCGGCACCGCTGCTTTGGGCGATTCGCAACGGTGATCCGACTGGTGGCATCACCGTGCACCGGATGGACGAGGATTTCGACACGGGGAACATTCTCGCTCAGCAGGACGGCATTCCTCTGGCGGATGACATCAGTTGGGCGAGTTACTGCACCGTGGCCATGCCCGTCGTGTACGACTTGATCCGCACATCGTTGGACCGGGTGGTAGCTGGTCACGCTGGCGAGCCACAGAACGACTCCGAGGCCAGCTACGCCGGGTTCTTGGAAGATGAATTCTCTATCATCTGTTGGTCCGACGATGCCCGCACGATCCATCATCAGGTCAGGACACATCGTTTCATGCGCTCGCCCAGCCATCCGATCGCCAAGGTTGGCGACACCTGGCTGCATGTGATGCGCACCAGCCTTGAACCAGCAGAGGGACTTCTCGTCACATGCGGTGACGGAAAGCCATTGTGGATTACGGAGTCAGAGGAAGGAGCACCGCCGAAGGCTTCGCTGTGA